The region TATgttcgtgtgtctgtctgttaggaacAGATCTCATGAACtagaggatggattttaattaattttgcaaaatgtaatcagttgatGATTAATTTTaggagtcaaccagattcaagatggctgccatggccatccaaccttaaaaacacaaaaatggcttcaatcTAGTgaattttccagatattgagctaatatttggtgtggtagtagctgatactgatccccaacacatattcagagtgctaacagattacataagatatttgtttaaaatgatgtcaTTAACCTTTGTGGAGTCAACTGtcctttagcaaaatatcccatgaacaacagcacagattttaatgaaacttttaggttttaataaaatctgtggaTGTACCTTTACAACTAATagaccttttggagccaatccaatttaagTTGGCTGCCACAATTATTCAGCATTacccaacataaaaatgacaataccTCAGTCAATTATAAAGATACTGAGCCAAAATTTAATGTGAAAGTAGCTGAGTCATTATTAACACATATAAGCATGACAGCTCACATTAAAACAAGAGACTGCAcataatgtttttcaaagtttgcccaaaatggctacaactgtcaTTTTTGAATATATACTGATCTTGCAAAAAGGCAGAGTTGAATTTAACTACctttcatttatatttagtcaCATTTAAATTTCATAGAATTGTTGTAGGACAACAAAACCactgtattttgacatttaaaaatgagctaaaatcattatatgaaacataaaacaaccaTGTGTTTCACACTCAGATTTGtgatcatttgaaaaaaaaaatatcacgaTATTTGTAGAtctcaaaattatttattatgcATACACTTTAAAAGATGTAGAAGAAATTATAGAAGTaactgctttaaacaaaaaaaaaaatcttttttttgttcagtgctgATCAAGAAGTTCAAACAGTGGAGAAAACTTCTTGCAATGTTTGCAGATTtgtaggaaacaaacaaacaaagaaaaaattaattCTGGAGAGAGGATATTTTGCTTCAAAAGGCTTTTCTGACAGGATCCAGCAGAGTCCTGACCAGCTTTCAGGTAATGCTCGCTTTTTGGTTTAGGGTATTAGAATGTGAACTTTTAATAATTAGCCAAAAGTAGAGCTACAGCTAGTAGgcaagatttatttttgcagaacaGTGAACATTAGTTTTGAAAAGCGTGgaataacaataaaactttgtgcaaaataaaaaatttaaaacactgccaaaacttttttgctttaaactttttattttattaagaaaagGTGAAATTGATTAAACTATTGTGacatttattgcttttgtttgtttgttgcagcaaaaaaagctgaataGTTGATCTGTTAGCCCGTAGCTTGTAGCTCTCAGAGTATTGTTCTGCATAGCTCAGTTGGTCACAGTGTGTCATTCTGATGCTGTCAGCAAACTGATCTATGGAAGCAAATCAGTCTCACCAGGATCTGAattataaaacactaaaattaaaacaccaaacattGTATGCAGTTAATATGAACTGTATTTGAATTTTTAGCCTTTGAATTAAACTCTTCCAATTTTTAACAACCTGtattgaaagttttgttttgagtacaaaaagcaaacaaacaaaaaatactttttctttttagtgcaTAAAAAGTCAAAGTCCTCAGTTTTTGGTAAGTCTATTTTGAAACCTTAAATTTGACAGCAGTTTTAGAGCTGAACACTAAACAACTGATTCTCAATTAGGTTGAACATAATCAAACCAATCAAACCCACTGATCAAATTTAAGTCAATCAtcaaaaatgatgttttttttcatttgaatcattaaaatgacacattttgactgaaaatttttcttaatgaaaaaaaaaacacttttttgacACTGGAAAACAACCCTTTTTTACACTAAAAAATAACACTTATTTATGGTTACTGATAACTAATGTAGTtgaatttaaaggaaaaattttTTAATACGGCATATTCAATATTCATATTCAATTGGTGTTTTAATTacaatgtcttttaaaatgcaaaatctgGTCAGCCTGATTTGCTTCCatagattttaaatattcaacaaaGTTGAGATGAAGTCTGCTGAGTGTGGGAATCTGAGTACATGAAAGCCCTGAGCTAAGATGGTACATTTTTTAACAGAGAGAGACTGTGTGAGCCCTTTTGTCGGTCAAACTTCACGTTTTAAGGTTAAGTTGCAACACACCCATGCACCCAGTTCTTACGAGCACAAACTCTTATAAGTTGTTCTGCAGCCAGTTAATATAAGCCCTGAGTGATCTCTTTCCTACATCAAAGTCTACTGGCCAGAATATAAAGCTGAAAGATCCGTGGAAGCCTTCCTCGTAGTGCTCACTGGTGACTGAGACTCCAGCATCTTGTAGCCGCCGCGCATACATCAGCCCATCGTCCCTCAACACATCAAACTCACATGTTAGGATGTATGCACGTGGGCATTTAGCCAACACCTCTGGTCCAGCAAAGAGAGGTGCTGCCCGCACATCCAGAAACCCCGGCACCTTCTTCAGAATCTCCTGTGATCCTTTCTCCACTACAACAGGCTTGTAGTTTTTCTTGAACTTCTGAGGAAGGAGGGTGGTCCAGTCTATCCTTGACCTCAGCTCAGAGGTGATCCCGGAGTTCTGGGATGCACTGTGGTTATTCACTATGAGCTGTGGCAGCAGGGAAAGATCAGCACCCAGGTACTGGAGCCAGAACTGGACCATGGTGTGCCGAGGCAGGATGGGCATATGTTGGTTCTGCAGGAAGGAGGGCGTGTTGAAATCCAGAGCCTGCAGTGCCGGGTAGATCAAAGCCTGGACGCTGAATTTTACAGCCACGCTCTCATCTACGGAAATCTGGGAAAACATGGAAACGCATAAAAACTTTGCAGCTGTACTGCTGTACTTCTAGCTGAACTTGAGATGGTTTCTGTGTGTACCTCCTGAGCTACTGCAGCAGCCAGATTTCCTCCAGCGCTGTCTCCTGCCACAACCAGACGTTCGGGGTCGATCGAGTACTTTGCCAGAATTGCTGGAGATAGGAAGTGTTTGGCAGCAGCAAGACAGTCTAAATATGGCACTGGAAAGAGAACCTCAGGATACAGACGATACCTACACACAGAGAGATCTCAAAGGTTCATTTAGAACAAATAAGAACTGCATTTTgttaaaaggataaaaataaactgctcaTCAACCTCTAATTACTCAAAAATGGACAGataaaaaagtgcaataaactttttagctaatgtagcatttatgagaaagttgttttataacccTGAAACCAAGAGCCATTAGCCTAGAAAAAGACTTCTGCCTTTTCTTTCATACTCTGTTCTCTATGactgataaagtactaactaCTGGTAagtgacagaacatcacttcaaaaacgactagaatatccctttaatattttattcttcaCTGCTGTTTCTAAACGGGTTGTTTCTGCTTTGTCATACTATGTACAATTTATTTTCCCCAGACAGCAACCTATTTCTCCATTAAAGAGATGAAACCATTCCCTCTCTTCATCACTTCTTTTCAGGTATTACGGCTGAACAGTAAAAAGTGGATCCACTTTCCACTCAGCCTGTCTTCTTTggtttgtcacaaaaataaGTCTGAGTGGCAACAACATCTAAAGATTAATCAcgcttgctctttttttaaaatagaagtgCTCATGTGAATACCACCCCCTGTGATGACCCTACACCCCAACAGTTGGAGAAACTAATTTGTCACCTTCTcaagtaaacaataaaatgtgccACTTACTCAACAGAGACCACAACTGTGTTGAGCTCATCTGAAACCATGCGGTTGACAGCATCCTGTGCTCCCTTCTCTGAGAAAGAGTGAGAAATAAGATttgtctgagtttttttttaaattaaaaatacaagagCAGTTGGATTTATTACAACTTCAGCTTCAAATTCTAAAGATGCCACACTTGTACTCACTGCCACTTCCAAGGGCCCAGCCCCCTCCATGGAAATACATCATCCCTCTCCTCAGGTGGCCCTCCCCTCCAGCAGGGGGCTCGTAAACTCTCACTGGGATGCCTGCGAAGGTGATGTCACTAATCTTCACTCCGGGGATGACCCTGCCACTGGACTCTGAGCTCACAAGCCTTTTCACGGTGCTCTCCAAGCCCTCTAGTGACTGCCTGAAGGACATCATAGAATGATCGAGGCCAAGCCAGTGTTTCAAAGAGGCCTGAGACAGAGAATGAAGAGGAAATGAAACTAAACAGTGTTTCCATCAGCTTTTCtgtgttaaagaaataaagtaaaaagacaGAGTAGCTAGGAGATAGGATTAGAGGGTAAAATATCTAAATGGATTCATCTCTTGGCAGGGGTTTGACATCTCACCCAGTCACCTCTGTTCTTCTGAACTGTCTACTGATGCATGTGATCATGTCTGCTCGTCTCAGACTGTCTAAATACTCAGACCAAAGACCCTGCTGCatcagaccagaaccagacagatttaaagttaatatttgtctttttattttgagaaaacttTCAGTAGAGTTTGACCTGCAGCAGATACTAGAGTGGATCCTGTTTTTGGATAtgaataaatctatttttactTCAATTATATAAAATACCATAattacaataacaaaacaaaaccaccaaaAAAGGAATAAGCAGAAGCCAACACTTATTATGCCCATCCCaggtcaaatttaaaaatcatgtaCCTGGTACAGTCCAGGTACATACCTAGATTACTTACAAACTAATagacagatttggatgaaattttcagataatgttgggattgtcacaaaaaaacaggtgattaaattttggaggtGATCCAGATCTCAATGTGAATCGTACAAGAATTCAATGGCATTAGTAACTCTACGGCCTTGGCAAAGGTTTGTACTCTCTGGGTGCTTCTAATTGTTGGTATTATTGTCCACAATTTAGGGAAACTGAGTGGAAATTGTTCTGCAAAGCAAATGATTTATTTCCACACCATTCattgaacataaataaaacgcaacattaaaagctgttcatatttaaaccatttggggtcttttaaaaagtagcatGTTAACTTCAGCAGGTGTTGCAAGCACCATCTGATGTTTCTCTTTATCTACAGAGTAACTCTCAACATGAAGGACAAAGGTGAGACTGAGGAGGCTGTCCTCACagaaccaggaaaaaaaatgactttcctgatgtgaatattaaaatcaccCTGGTATGGCACAGATTCTTCACTTTTTTCACATACCATCCAAATGTAGAATCACGTTTTATGTTACAGTAAGGAATATAAatcttatttaacaaaaaggagcattttgaaGCAGTGATTGCTGCAATCAGACATTTGAGGACATGAATTTTAGATTTGTGATCATGTTGCCCATGTAGTTCTGTTTCCTATTTCCATAAATCCCAAAAAGATTGCATCACATACTGTAGATGCATTGCCCAACCTTTATTGTGCAACCCTAACCCTACAAAGGCACATCAGAAAAAACAGATACAAAGTTTAACACCTATAACTACAGGCAGAATCAAACTCCAAATGTTACTGGTGCCAGGATTACGCAAAGCTGACTcagttttacaatttttttgtggtggctaattttgattagctgtagtaTTCTttgtattgactccaaaagttaatcagttgaacaTGAGCATTTAGTCATTACTTCCCTAAAGTTCTATAAGGATCCGTCCAGCACTGgcgatcagtctcagctactaccacatctaattttaggtcaatatctgtcaaactgactaagttacagtcatttatttgtgtgtgtgtttttagggtCAGTTAACCGTGGCAGCCAATTTAAATCAAGCTGACCTCAAGTGtttatcagttgcagatgtccagtcaatgattactttctgtaagtttcattaagatttaTCCTGTGGTtgacgagatattttgctaacggacaggCACGGGTAAAAATCAATTATCGCacgccaccaaaaggcaaaagccGGACGATAATAATGTACATAAGCTCTTTCACAAATAAAAGGTTGTGTGCAAAGGTATAGCAGTCATTCGTCTATTTGAAGCAGACTTTCCGCCTCTCAAACCAGGTCTTACCAGGTGCATGGCTGTCCTTATGCCAGCATCCACCATCATCAACTTCCAGGGCTCCTGGATGGCGTCAGGCAGCGGGGTGTACATGTAATAACcgactgcagctgtcagcaacACGGTCACAAGCAGCGCCTTCACACCCATCTTTGGTCCTCCAGCTGCTGACACTTCACTGTTTGTTCACTGCTGCTTCGAACGGCGCTGCGCTCAATGAAGCACTTCCGctgaaaagtttcaaaatataagacttaatttagtttcatttcattcagGTAACTTTTATGAGCTCTATAGTTACACAAGTTGAAAATTAATAaacgtgtttatttttaattttcaaatatttgcctTATATTGCAGCCCAAAACAtgataaagattttatttgataGAAGTGACAAGatcaaggcttttattttgaaggcggAACAAGTTTGTATCTTGAAATAATGGAAAAGGCTTATCTGTAATACAAACATGTGACCACAAGAAGGCGGTGTAAAGCTACAGACTgaacagaacagtttttttttgttatttttttcagcagtaATCAAACCAATTCATCATTTCCGTTTGATGTATGAGTCATCATGCAGGAGAGCACTTCTTGGCATGGAAATATTGTCAAAACAAGTCATTGCTCCCTGCAAAGACATAccatcattttttatacatttataaatatattatctACTAGATGAATAATGCCAAAAATATGCTTTTAGCAAGCTatgtaaatgtattgtttttctgttttttatatttcatacatttttacagTCTAACTTCTTTTACATATTATACTATCTTAGCTTTTTCTATATCAAAACaatcagctcattcaggagacagGCGCtatgatttttgtaacttttttttctcaaaaatattgaattttatttacagaaatttccccacacaaatacatgaagatctcttcaattccttcaaatcATTGTGCTCCTAAAAATCAGCTTCAGCATAATTGCTTTAATggagcctaggcgtaaattcaaactggaagacccacttcagcctcacctgcatcatccaTTTGTTGCGTCATGTGCTTCCACTGCAGCCTATCATCATCAGACCACACCTCGTCTtaaccaatcagcgagcaagccttcgtttaaaaggacctccatccaTGGCTTCATCTATTCACCAGCCGAACTTGAACCCACCTCCTCCCCTTCTCGACCCTTATTTTCCCAGCTTCTTTATGCTTCTTTCCtctcttcaacctccaccaccagtgttcgacccggggaagacgcctttAATCCTCATCCTAACCTTCTCATCCAAGCTTATTGTTATTCACAGCACCCACGTCTTCTGCTGGGGTCAGAGTgccaaaaccttttttctttcatgtttactaaaactatttaattgcagcttttctctgtgtgagtctctccaggttgaattttTGTCCTTtgatgctccttttagctttgagccactgttctgctacttttagcttttataataataataataataataataatgcattttatttgtagcgcctttcaagacacccaaggacactttacaatATAAGGGCACAGAAGAACAACAAGAATAACAGCAATAGAGGAGTAACAAACAGGAGAAGTTACAGGGAAAAGGCCAGCTTAAACAGATGAGTCTTGAGTTGTGATTTGAAAGTCAAGGGATTGTCAATGTTACGTAAGTCAGGTGGAAGAGCATTCCAGAGTTGTGGAGCAGAGTGGGAGAATGCTCTGTTAACCATGGTACTGAGGCGGACAGGAGGAATGTTGAGGTGGATGGAGGACGATGAACGAAGGGAGCGTGAATGGGTGGTGATGTGCACGAGATCAGACAGATAGGAAGGAGCGAGGTTGTGGATAGCCTTGAATGTATACATGAGGATTTTGANNNNNNNNNNNNNNNNNNNNNNNNNNNNNNNNNNNNNNNNNNNNNNNNNNNNNNNNNNNNNNNNNNNNNNNGGGGGTTTTGGTGATGATGCGTGCAGccgagttttgaaccatttggaGTTTACGGAGAAATTTGAGAAGGAGACCAAAGAGGAGAGAGTTGCAGTAGTCGATTCTAGAAGTGACCAGACTATGGACCAGGATGGAAGCAGAGTGTGATGAGAGTGATGGACGGAGTCGGTTGATGTTCCGGAGGTGGAAGAATGCGGACCGGGTAGTGCTATTGATGTGAGAACGAAAGGAGAGAGTGCTGTCTAGAGTGACACCCAAACTCTTAACCTGGGTGGAGGGCAAAACCTGGGTTTTGTCAATGTTGACGGAGAAACTGTTGGCTTTGGATAAAGTTGATTTGCTGCCGACCAgtaaaaactctgttttagcACTGTTTAATTTAAGGAAGTTAGCGTTGAACCAggattttatttcagacaaGCAAGAAGTGAGAGAGGAAGGTGGAAGTGAAGACTTGGGAGCGGAGGAAACAAAGAGTTGGGTGTCATCGGCAAAACAGTTTTatgtagccttttgctactttaagcttttagctacacttctgctacttttaactaaacttttgccactttcagtttttagccagccttttgttccttttggtttttagctaGTGGTTTGATACTTTTACCagacattttgatatttttagctttttatctgTCTTCtatgacttttagcttttaactattcttttgctacttttaactgtCATTCAGGTCCCAGCATTCcaattacattttcatttaactaaaaaagcattttccctagttttattttttaaaatgatctcaaGACCCAAAACTGATGCTTCATGGCCGATAATGGGGTCCTGGACCCATCACTAATGGACTATACCACCTTTCagattttttcagatttattttattgcttttaggTTGAAgtctctgtatttttttctgattgtttgactttttaacaGTCACAGGTACAGCTTGAAACAGGAAGATTTTGTCAGGTTTGGGGGTGACAGAGAAGAACcctaaagaaaactaatttattaaaataaaacaaacaaaaaggctgacttggcagcaaaaacggaaactaagtacaaacataGATAAACAAGGtgtggtgcaaaaaaaaacatggagcaagacaaaaccagcagggaaccaagaacaatgaaccagcgactagtgggagaaatgaccgggtatttgagtgctgagggtaacgagggaaatggaaacaggtgagtggagatgattaNNNNNNNNNNNNNNNNNNNNNNNNNNNNNNNNNNNNNNNNNNNNNNNNNNNNNNNNNNNNNNNNNNNNNNNNNNNNNNNNNNNNNNNNNNNNNNNNNNNNNNNNNNNNNNNNNNNNNNNNNNNNNNNNNNNNNNNNNNNNNNNNNNNNNNNNNNNNNNNNNNNNNNNNNNNNNNNNNNNNNNNNNNNNNNNNNNNNNNNNNNNNNNNNNNNNNNNNNNNNNNNNNNNNNNNNNNNNNNNNNNNNNNNNNNNNNNNNNNNNNNNNNNNNNNNNNNNNNNNNNNNNNNNNNNNNNNNNNNNNNNNNNNNNNNNNNNNNNNNNNNNNNNNNNNNNNNNNNNNNNNNNNNNNNNNNNNNNNNNNNNNNNNNNNNNNNNNNNNNNNNNNNNNNNNNNNNNNNNNNNNNNNNNNNNNNNNNNNNNNNNNNNNNNNNNNNNNNNNNNNNNNNNNNNNNNNNNNNNNNNNNNNNNNNNNNNNNNNNNNNNNNNNNNNNNNNNNNNNNNNNNNNNNNNNNNNNNNNNNNNNNNNNNNNNNNNNNNNNNNNNNNNNNNNNNNNNNNNNNNNNNNNNNNNNNNNNNNNNNNNNNNNNNNNNNNNNNNNNNNNNNNNNNNNNNNNNNNNNNNNNNNNNNNNNNNNNNNNNNNNNNNNNNNNNNNNNNNNNNNNNNNNNNNNNNNNNNNNNNNNNNNNNNNNNNNNNNNNNNNNNNNNNNNNNNNNNNNNNNNNNNNNNNNNNNNNNNNNNNNNNNNNNNNNNNNNNNNNNNNNNNNNNNNNNNNNNNNNNNNNNNNNNNNNNNNNNNNNNNNNNNNNNNNNNNNNNNNNNNNNNNNNNNNNNNNNNNNNNNNNNNNNNNNNNNNNNNNNNNNNNNNNNNNNNNNNNNNNNNNNNNNNNNNNNNNNNNNNNNNNNNNNNNNNNNNNNNNNNNNNNNNNNNNNNNNNNNNNNNNNNNNNNNNNNNNNNNNNNNNNNNNNNNNNNNNNNNNNNNNNNNNNNNNNNNNNNNNNNNNNNNNNNNNNNtgacgtggaccaagcaggcgagacgAAGCTGGGCGAGACGTAGTCCGGGACGTTTGACGGGGCTGAGCGGGAAGAAGCGTCGTCAGAGGGAAACGAGGCATCCTACTGGACCCTCGGCATGATGAAGTTGGCCAAAGCGTCGATCTGGACCCTCCGCGTagcagaacggagcgaggcgtccccctggaccctcggcgtagcagaacggagcgaggcgtccccctggaccctcggcgtagcagaacggagcgaggcgtccccctggaccctcggcttagcagagcagagcgaggcgtccccctggacccttgGCAGAGCAGAACACAGTCACAGctgacccccactgagacacgggatggtgaggtGCCGTTGTCcctgccgacccccacggagacacgggatggtggaGTGTTGTCCCTGCTGACCCCCACGGAGATACCGGATGGTGGAGCGTCGTCCCTgccgacccccacagagacaccgGATGGCAGAGAGGCGTCGCCgcccccctcaggaacgctgaccggcaGAGAGGCGTCGCCgcccccctcaggaacgctgaccggcgcagagggcgcagagagatccccgggctcggcagagggcgcagggagctcagagggctcggcggagggcgcagggagctcagagggctcggcggagggcgcagggagctcagagaGCTTGGTGGAGAGCACTGAAAGCGCTGCAGGCGGGTCTGAGGGAGCTGCAGGCGGGTCTGAGGGCGCNNNNNNNNNNNNNNNNNNNNNNNNNNNNNNNNNNNNNNNNNNNNNNNNNNNNNNNNNNNNNNNNNNNNNNNNNNNNNNNNNNNNNNNNNNNNNNNNNNNNNNNNNNNNNNNNNNNNNNNNNNNNNNNNNNNNNNNNNNNNNNNNNNNNNNNNNNNNNNNNNNNNNNNNNNNNNNNNNNNNNNNNNNNNNNNNNNNNNNNNNNNNNNNNNNNNNNNNNNNNNNNNNNNNNNNNNNNNNNNNNNNNNNNNNNNNNNNNNNNNNNNNNNNNNNNNNNNNNNNNNNNNNNNNNNNNNNNNNNNNNNNNNNNNNNNNNNNNNNNNNNNNNNNNNNNNNNNNNNNNNNNNNNNNNNNNNNNNNNNNNNNNNNNNNNNNNNNNNNNNNNNNNNNNNNNNNNNNNNNNNNNNNNNNNNNNNNNNNNNNNNNNNNNNNNNNNNNNNNNNNNNNNNNNNNNNNNNNNNNNNNNNNNNNNNNNNNNNNNNNNNNNNNNNNNNNNNNNNNNNNNNNNNNNNNNNNNNNNNNNNNNNNNNNNNNNNNNNNNNNNNNNNNNNNNNNNNNNNNNNNNNNNNNNNNNNNNNNNNNNNNNNNNNNNNNNNNNNNNNNNNNNNNNNNNNNNNNNNNNNNNNNNNNNNNNNNNNNNNNNNNNNNNNNNNNNNNNNNNNNNNNNNNNNNNNNNNNNNNNNNNNNNNNNNNNNNNNNNNNNNNNNNNNNNNNNNNNNNNNNNNNNNNNNNNNNNNNNNNNNNNNNNNNNNNNNNNNNNNNNNNNNNNNNNNNNNNNNNNNNNNNNNNNNNNNNNNNNNNNNNNNNNNNNNNNNNNNNNNNNNNNNNNNNNNNNNNNNNNNNNNNNNNNNNNNNNNNNNNNNNNNNNNNNNNNNNNNNNNNNNNNNNNNNNNNNNNNNNNNNNNNNNNNNNNNNNNNNNNNNNNNNNNNNNNNNNNNNNNNNNNNNNNNNNNNNNNNNNNNNNNNNNNNNNNNNNNNNNNNNNNNNNNNNNNNNNNNNNNNNNNNNNNNNNNNNNNNNNNNNNNNNNNNNNNNNNNNNNNNNNNNNNNNNNNNNNNNNNNNNNNNNNNNNNNNNNNNNNNNNNNNNNNNNNNNNNNNNNNNNNNNNNNNNNNNNNNNNNNNNNNNNNNNNNNNNNNNNNNNNNNNNNNNNNNNNNNNNNNNNNNNNNNNNNNNNNNNNNNNNNNNNNNNNNNNNNNNNNNNNNNNNNNNNNNNNNNNN is a window of Kryptolebias marmoratus isolate JLee-2015 linkage group LG10, ASM164957v2, whole genome shotgun sequence DNA encoding:
- the LOC108247977 gene encoding neutral cholesterol ester hydrolase 1-like — protein: MGVKALLVTVLLTAAVGYYMYTPLPDAIQEPWKLMMVDAGIRTAMHLASLKHWLGLDHSMMSFRQSLEGLESTVKRLVSSESSGRVIPGVKISDITFAGIPVRVYEPPAGGEGHLRRGMMYFHGGGWALGSGKKGAQDAVNRMVSDELNTVVVSVEYRLYPEVLFPVPYLDCLAAAKHFLSPAILAKYSIDPERLVVAGDSAGGNLAAAVAQEISVDESVAVKFSVQALIYPALQALDFNTPSFLQNQHMPILPRHTMVQFWLQYLGADLSLLPQLIVNNHSASQNSGITSELRSRIDWTTLLPQKFKKNYKPVVVEKGSQEILKKVPGFLDVRAAPLFAGPEVLAKCPRAYILTCEFDVLRDDGLMYARRLQDAGVSVTSEHYEEGFHGSFSFIFWPVDFDVGKRSLRAYINWLQNNL